A window of the Bradyrhizobium diazoefficiens genome harbors these coding sequences:
- a CDS encoding low molecular weight phosphatase family protein, translating to MAGPPRANNPQSVLFACAMNSVRSPMAESLLQHMFPQGLYVKSAGARKGELDPFAVAVMAELGQDISTHRPQTFEDLEDWEGLNFDLIITLSPEAHHKALELTRTLAADVEYWPTHDPTTIEGSRDQKLAAYREVCDQLLMRIRRRFAKVGAASG from the coding sequence ATGGCGGGTCCGCCACGCGCAAACAATCCGCAATCGGTGCTGTTCGCCTGTGCGATGAACAGCGTGCGCTCGCCGATGGCCGAGAGCCTGCTGCAGCACATGTTTCCGCAAGGGCTCTACGTGAAGTCGGCCGGCGCCCGAAAGGGCGAGCTCGATCCGTTCGCCGTCGCCGTGATGGCCGAGCTCGGCCAGGACATCTCCACCCACAGGCCGCAGACCTTCGAGGATCTGGAGGATTGGGAGGGGTTGAACTTCGACCTCATCATCACGCTCTCGCCGGAAGCTCATCACAAGGCGCTCGAGCTGACCCGCACGCTCGCCGCCGACGTCGAATACTGGCCGACGCACGATCCCACCACCATCGAGGGCAGCCGCGACCAGAAGCTCGCCGCCTACCGCGAGGTCTGCGACCAGCTCCTGATGCGGATCCGCCGGCGTTTCGCCAAGGTGGGCGCCGCGAGCGGGTAG
- a CDS encoding UPF0262 family protein, producing the protein MTKPPEQDDSTNRIVAVTLDEDSIGRSGPDIEHERAIAIYDLIEQNLFAPDGADGKGPFTLHIGITGSRLMFDIRREDGTPVVAHLLSLTPFRRIVKDYFMICDSYYQAIRTATPDKIEAIDMGRRGIHDEGSRTLQERLKGKVRVDFETSRRLFTLITVLHWKG; encoded by the coding sequence ATGACAAAGCCGCCCGAACAGGACGACTCGACCAATCGCATCGTCGCGGTCACCCTCGACGAGGACTCGATCGGCCGTTCCGGGCCCGACATCGAGCACGAGCGCGCGATCGCGATCTACGATCTGATCGAGCAGAACCTGTTCGCGCCCGACGGTGCGGACGGCAAGGGCCCGTTCACGCTGCACATCGGCATCACCGGCAGCCGGCTGATGTTCGACATCCGCCGCGAGGACGGTACGCCCGTGGTCGCACACCTGTTGTCGCTGACGCCGTTCCGGCGGATTGTGAAGGACTATTTCATGATCTGCGACAGCTACTACCAGGCGATCCGCACTGCGACCCCGGACAAGATCGAGGCCATCGACATGGGCCGCCGCGGCATCCATGACGAGGGATCGCGCACGCTGCAGGAACGGCTCAAGGGCAAGGTGCGGGTCGATTTCGAGACCTCGCGCCGCCTGTTCACGCTCATCACTGTTCTTCACTGGAAGGGCTAG
- the hisD gene encoding histidinol dehydrogenase — protein sequence MPLRLDRSSADFDQRFQAFLAAKREVSADVEAAARTIVDDVAKRGDAALLEATAKFDRLTLDASGLRVSAAEIEAATKACDAATLDALKLARDRIETYHRRQLPKDERFTDPLGVELGWRYTAIESAGLYVPGGTAAYPSSVLMNAVPAKVAGVSRLVMVVPSPDGKLNPLVLAAASLGGVSEIYRIGGAQAVAALAYGTATIAPVAKVVGPGNAYVAAAKRLVFGKVGIDMIAGPSEVLVIADDTGNADWIAADLLAQAEHDASAQSILITDSARLAADVEKAVEAQLKTLPRAAIAGKSWVDFGAIIMVKALADAIPLADAIAAEHLEIMTGDPDALAAKIRNAGAVFLGAHTPEAIGDYVGGSNHVLPTARSARFSSGLGVADFMKRTSILKCGPDQLRALGPAAMTLGQAEGLDAHSRSIGLRLNLS from the coding sequence ATGCCCCTTCGTCTCGACCGCAGCAGCGCCGATTTTGACCAGCGATTCCAGGCCTTCCTCGCCGCCAAGCGCGAGGTCTCGGCCGATGTCGAGGCGGCCGCGCGCACCATCGTCGACGATGTGGCCAAGCGGGGCGACGCCGCCCTGCTCGAGGCCACGGCAAAGTTTGACCGGCTGACGCTGGATGCATCCGGCCTGCGCGTCTCGGCCGCCGAGATTGAAGCCGCGACAAAGGCCTGCGATGCCGCGACGCTGGATGCGCTCAAGCTCGCGCGCGACCGCATCGAGACCTATCATCGCCGCCAGTTGCCGAAGGATGAGCGCTTCACCGATCCGCTCGGCGTCGAGCTCGGCTGGCGTTACACCGCAATCGAATCCGCTGGCCTCTACGTGCCCGGCGGCACCGCGGCCTATCCGTCCTCGGTGCTGATGAACGCGGTGCCGGCCAAGGTCGCGGGCGTCTCGCGCCTGGTGATGGTGGTGCCTTCGCCCGACGGCAAGCTCAATCCGCTGGTGCTCGCGGCAGCCTCGCTCGGCGGCGTCTCCGAGATCTACCGCATCGGCGGCGCACAGGCCGTGGCCGCGCTCGCTTATGGCACCGCGACGATCGCGCCGGTCGCAAAGGTCGTCGGCCCCGGCAACGCCTATGTCGCCGCTGCAAAACGGCTGGTGTTCGGCAAGGTCGGCATCGACATGATCGCGGGCCCCTCCGAGGTGCTGGTGATCGCCGACGACACTGGCAATGCCGACTGGATCGCCGCTGACCTGTTGGCGCAGGCCGAGCACGATGCCAGCGCGCAATCGATTCTGATCACCGACTCGGCGCGGCTTGCCGCCGATGTCGAGAAGGCGGTGGAAGCGCAGCTGAAGACGCTGCCGCGCGCCGCGATTGCCGGCAAGTCCTGGGTCGATTTCGGCGCCATCATCATGGTGAAGGCCCTCGCCGACGCGATTCCGCTTGCGGACGCGATCGCGGCCGAGCATCTCGAGATCATGACCGGCGATCCCGATGCGCTCGCTGCAAAGATCCGCAACGCCGGCGCGGTCTTCCTCGGCGCGCATACGCCGGAGGCGATTGGCGATTATGTCGGCGGCTCCAACCACGTGTTGCCGACGGCGCGCTCGGCGCGATTCTCCTCAGGGCTCGGGGTCGCTGATTTCATGAAGCGCACCTCGATCCTGAAATGCGGCCCGGACCAGCTGCGTGCGTTGGGCCCGGCTGCGATGACGCTCGGACAAGCGGAGGGGCTGGATGCCCATTCGCGCTCGATCGGATTGCGCCTCAATCTGTCATGA
- a CDS encoding DUF2948 family protein, whose product MSPPLKLIALDADDLAVISTQVQDARVQSSDIIWRQGEKRLVVGMSRLDWEQTLAGEAEPRRLVSALRFDRVLACKSRNIDLATPEAVLDLVGIEFHPRDGRDEEPSGSALLLFAQGGAIRLDVECLECELTDLGADELGTGLRVEGEG is encoded by the coding sequence ATGTCTCCCCCGCTCAAACTGATCGCGCTCGATGCCGACGATCTCGCCGTGATCTCGACCCAGGTGCAGGATGCTCGGGTGCAGTCTTCCGACATCATCTGGCGGCAGGGCGAGAAGCGCCTGGTGGTCGGCATGAGCCGGCTGGACTGGGAGCAGACGCTGGCGGGCGAGGCCGAGCCGCGCCGGCTGGTCTCAGCGCTCCGCTTCGACCGCGTGCTCGCCTGCAAGTCGCGCAATATCGATCTCGCGACACCTGAGGCGGTCCTGGACCTCGTCGGCATCGAGTTTCATCCCCGGGACGGCCGCGATGAGGAGCCCAGCGGCAGCGCGCTCTTGCTCTTTGCCCAGGGCGGCGCCATCCGCCTCGACGTCGAATGCCTGGAATGCGAGCTGACCGATCTGGGGGCGGACGAACTGGGAACGGGTCTGAGGGTCGAGGGGGAGGGGTGA
- a CDS encoding alpha/beta fold hydrolase has protein sequence MPTITTKDGVEIFYKDWGSGQPIVFSHGWPLSSDDWDAQMMFFVTRGYRVVAHDRRGHGRSAQVADGHDMDHYADDLAAVTAHLDLKNAIHVGHSTGGGEVVHYIARHGESRVAKAAILSAVPPLMVKTEANPGGLPKDVFDGFQAALAGGRSAFYRDIAAGPFYGYNRPGAKPSEAVIQNWWRQGMMGGAKAHYDGIVAFSQTDFTEDLKKINVPVLVMHGDDDQIVPYADSAPLSAKLLKNGTLKTYKGFPHGMPTTHAETINADLLAFFKG, from the coding sequence ATGCCCACCATCACCACCAAAGACGGCGTCGAGATTTTCTACAAGGATTGGGGCTCGGGCCAGCCGATCGTATTCAGCCATGGCTGGCCGCTGTCGTCTGACGACTGGGACGCGCAGATGATGTTCTTCGTCACCCGCGGCTATCGCGTCGTCGCCCATGATCGCCGCGGCCATGGCCGCTCGGCGCAGGTCGCCGACGGTCACGACATGGATCATTATGCCGACGATCTCGCGGCGGTGACGGCGCATCTCGATCTCAAGAACGCCATTCACGTCGGCCATTCCACCGGCGGCGGCGAGGTCGTGCACTACATCGCGCGCCACGGCGAGAGCCGGGTGGCGAAGGCCGCGATCCTCTCCGCGGTGCCGCCGCTGATGGTGAAGACGGAGGCCAATCCCGGCGGTCTGCCCAAGGACGTGTTCGACGGCTTTCAGGCTGCACTCGCCGGCGGCCGCTCGGCGTTCTATCGCGACATCGCCGCAGGCCCGTTCTATGGCTACAACCGTCCCGGCGCAAAGCCGTCGGAAGCTGTGATCCAGAACTGGTGGCGCCAGGGCATGATGGGCGGCGCCAAGGCGCACTACGACGGCATCGTCGCGTTCTCGCAGACCGACTTCACCGAGGACCTGAAGAAGATCAACGTGCCGGTGCTGGTGATGCATGGCGACGACGACCAGATCGTGCCCTACGCCGATTCCGCGCCGCTGTCGGCCAAGCTGCTCAAGAACGGCACGCTGAAGACCTACAAGGGCTTTCCGCACGGCATGCCGACCACGCACGCCGAAACCATCAACGCGGACCTGCTGGCGTTCTTCAAGGGCTGA
- a CDS encoding EthD family reductase, with the protein MAELVVLYKTPKDAAAFDKHYAETHIPLAKKLPGLKKYAVSTGAVGSPAGPSGVHLVAILSFDSVGDIQKAFGSEAGKAAAGDVPKFASGGADLLIFDTKDV; encoded by the coding sequence ATGGCCGAACTCGTCGTGCTCTACAAGACGCCCAAGGACGCTGCCGCCTTCGACAAGCATTATGCCGAGACCCACATTCCGCTCGCCAAGAAGCTCCCCGGCCTGAAGAAATACGCCGTCAGCACGGGCGCGGTCGGCTCGCCCGCCGGACCATCAGGTGTTCACCTCGTCGCCATTCTCAGCTTCGATAGCGTGGGCGACATCCAGAAGGCCTTCGGCAGCGAGGCGGGCAAGGCTGCAGCTGGCGACGTGCCGAAATTCGCCAGTGGCGGCGCAGACCTGCTGATCTTCGACACCAAGGACGTGTGA
- a CDS encoding FAD-dependent oxidoreductase has protein sequence MGQDDSHRTDRDAMMSRFTRPEQTFPALTSAEIERMRNFGEVRTYKDGELLFETGKPGPGMFVVLKGHVAITQRDGLGNITPLIDQGPGQFLAELSQLSGRPALVDGRAEGDVETLLLPPERLRALLVAEAELGERIMRALILRRVNLLQAGVGGIVLIGPSHSAGVVRLLGFLTRNGQPHHLLDPERDRDAAEMIARYSPKPEDWPLVVTSDGAVLRNPGETELARAIGMIGGPRNDRIYDVAIVGCGPAGLATAVYAASEGLSVAVLDTRAFGGQAGASARIENYLGFPTGISGLALTARAFNQAQKFGADIMIPVTVKSLDCSRTDGAFTVALDGSDPLRSRAVVVASGARYRRPDIENLTKFEGRGVWYWASPVEAKLCAGEEVALVGAGNSAGQAAVFLSGHAKKVLMIIRGGGLGASMSRYLIERIEATPNIELLFNTEVSALEGDEASLLRRIRLKSRLSNDEDSADIKNLFLFVGADPATGWLDGCGVTLDRGGFVVTGAQSELNQGKLVAPLETSVPGVYAVGDVRSGSVKRVGGAIGEGAQVVASLHGYLGDAAKPAL, from the coding sequence ATGGGGCAGGACGACTCACACCGAACCGATCGCGACGCGATGATGTCGCGTTTCACCCGCCCCGAGCAGACTTTTCCCGCGCTGACATCCGCCGAAATCGAGCGGATGCGGAATTTCGGCGAGGTCCGCACCTATAAGGATGGTGAGCTGCTGTTCGAAACCGGCAAGCCGGGGCCGGGCATGTTCGTCGTGCTGAAGGGCCATGTCGCCATCACCCAGCGCGACGGCCTCGGCAACATCACCCCCTTGATCGACCAGGGGCCGGGGCAATTTTTGGCCGAGCTCAGCCAGCTCTCCGGCCGTCCGGCGCTGGTCGATGGCCGCGCCGAAGGCGATGTCGAGACGCTGCTGCTGCCGCCGGAGCGGCTGCGCGCGCTGCTGGTTGCCGAGGCCGAGCTCGGCGAGCGCATCATGCGCGCGCTGATCCTGCGCCGGGTCAATCTGCTTCAGGCCGGCGTCGGCGGCATCGTGCTGATTGGTCCCTCGCATTCGGCCGGCGTGGTGCGCCTGCTAGGCTTCCTCACCCGCAACGGCCAGCCGCATCATCTGCTCGATCCCGAACGCGATCGCGATGCGGCCGAGATGATCGCGCGCTATTCGCCAAAACCTGAGGACTGGCCGCTGGTCGTCACCTCCGATGGCGCGGTGCTGCGCAATCCCGGCGAGACCGAGCTTGCGCGCGCGATCGGCATGATCGGCGGCCCGCGCAATGACCGCATCTACGATGTCGCGATCGTCGGCTGCGGCCCGGCGGGGCTTGCGACCGCCGTGTATGCGGCATCCGAAGGGCTTTCGGTCGCAGTGCTCGACACCCGCGCCTTCGGCGGCCAGGCCGGCGCCAGCGCGCGCATCGAAAACTATCTGGGCTTTCCGACCGGCATTTCCGGGCTGGCCCTCACGGCGCGCGCCTTCAACCAGGCGCAAAAATTCGGCGCCGACATTATGATTCCCGTCACGGTGAAGTCGCTCGACTGCTCGCGCACCGACGGTGCGTTTACGGTCGCGCTCGACGGCAGCGATCCGCTGCGCTCGCGCGCGGTGGTGGTGGCGAGCGGTGCGCGCTATCGCCGGCCTGACATCGAAAACCTCACCAAGTTCGAGGGCCGCGGCGTCTGGTACTGGGCCTCCCCGGTCGAGGCGAAGCTGTGCGCCGGGGAAGAAGTAGCGCTTGTGGGCGCCGGAAATTCGGCGGGGCAGGCCGCTGTGTTCTTGTCCGGCCACGCGAAGAAGGTGCTGATGATCATCCGCGGCGGTGGCCTGGGCGCCAGCATGTCGCGCTATCTGATCGAGCGCATCGAGGCGACGCCGAACATCGAGCTGCTGTTCAACACCGAGGTCTCGGCGCTCGAAGGCGACGAGGCCTCGCTGCTGCGGCGGATTCGCCTGAAGAGCCGGTTGTCGAACGACGAGGATTCCGCCGACATCAAGAATCTCTTTTTGTTCGTCGGCGCCGATCCCGCCACCGGCTGGCTCGACGGCTGCGGCGTGACGCTCGATCGCGGCGGCTTCGTCGTGACCGGCGCGCAGTCCGAGCTGAACCAGGGCAAACTGGTGGCGCCGCTCGAGACCTCCGTGCCCGGCGTCTACGCCGTCGGCGACGTCCGCTCCGGCTCGGTCAAGCGCGTCGGCGGAGCCATCGGCGAAGGCGCGCAGGTCGTGGCCTCCCTGCACGGCTATCTCGGCGACGCCGCAAAACCGGCGCTTTAG
- a CDS encoding Crp/Fnr family transcriptional regulator — translation MTVSSPDLKAFLLATPFFGGLTDASLDLLISMLVECRFDVGATIVAEGAPGRSMFIVKSGRLAVSKRADSGSVIPISVLQPGDFFGEMTLIEMQNRSATVVAESPTVLYELTAQKLYACYKADIHAYVIVLQNINRELCRRLRRSDDRFAGHPVGTAIDRA, via the coding sequence ATGACCGTCAGTTCCCCCGATCTGAAAGCGTTCCTGCTTGCGACGCCGTTCTTCGGTGGTCTCACGGATGCGAGCCTCGACCTCCTGATCTCAATGCTGGTCGAGTGCCGCTTTGATGTCGGCGCGACCATCGTGGCGGAGGGCGCGCCGGGGCGCTCGATGTTCATCGTCAAATCCGGTCGGCTGGCGGTGAGCAAGCGGGCGGATTCAGGCAGCGTCATCCCGATTTCCGTTCTGCAGCCCGGCGATTTCTTCGGCGAGATGACGCTGATCGAAATGCAGAACCGGTCAGCCACGGTGGTCGCGGAGTCTCCGACCGTGCTCTATGAGCTGACGGCCCAAAAGCTCTACGCCTGCTACAAGGCCGATATCCACGCCTATGTGATCGTCCTGCAAAACATCAATCGCGAGCTGTGTCGACGGCTCCGCCGATCGGATGATCGATTCGCGGGGCATCCGGTGGGGACGGCAATTGATCGTGCGTAG
- a CDS encoding ferric reductase-like transmembrane domain-containing protein, protein MPIALAAESEQLAWRGPVYILAGFAGIVALGLVLVQPLLIGGYLSGLSAYRGRRAHHWIGGTLAVAVVIHVAGLWITSPPDMIDALTFASPTPFSPFGVIAMWAIFAVALLAALRRRLGLRLRTWRIVHIPLAIVIVACSVVHCLLIEGTMETISKAALCAAVLAATIKVMADLWRRRTLRGERA, encoded by the coding sequence GTGCCGATCGCGCTCGCTGCAGAGAGCGAGCAGCTTGCATGGCGCGGTCCGGTCTATATCCTCGCCGGATTCGCGGGCATCGTTGCCCTCGGCCTCGTGCTGGTTCAGCCTCTGCTGATCGGCGGATATTTGTCGGGACTATCGGCCTATCGTGGACGGCGCGCACATCACTGGATCGGCGGCACGCTGGCCGTCGCGGTGGTGATCCATGTCGCCGGCCTCTGGATCACCAGCCCGCCCGACATGATCGACGCGCTCACCTTCGCATCGCCGACGCCGTTCTCTCCCTTTGGCGTAATCGCCATGTGGGCGATCTTCGCCGTCGCGCTTCTGGCTGCACTGCGCCGGCGCCTGGGATTGCGGCTGCGAACCTGGCGCATCGTCCATATTCCCCTCGCGATCGTCATCGTCGCCTGCAGCGTGGTCCATTGCCTGCTGATCGAGGGGACGATGGAGACAATCTCGAAGGCGGCGCTTTGCGCCGCTGTGCTGGCGGCAACCATCAAGGTCATGGCGGATCTCTGGCGAAGGCGGACATTGCGCGGCGAGAGGGCGTAG
- a CDS encoding Twin-arginine translocation pathway signal, which yields MTIVVLSRRNLLAAGGSVLATGVLAAGVSGLLLPARADGLAPTESMTGGANNYRKGTAIVERIGKGGFWMSGTVRRAGDGAPLAGQRIQIWAHTVEGQEHEPQSHGATLTDKDGAFRLEMPQIIPIFGQPHGHLAYDSGEFKTVFLRPIMRSAKETSLEAHFVLQPA from the coding sequence ATGACGATCGTCGTACTCAGCCGCCGCAACCTCCTCGCCGCCGGCGGCTCCGTGCTTGCAACAGGCGTTTTGGCGGCCGGGGTTTCCGGCCTGCTGCTGCCGGCCCGTGCGGATGGCCTCGCACCGACTGAATCGATGACGGGCGGTGCGAACAACTACCGCAAGGGTACGGCGATCGTGGAGCGGATCGGGAAGGGTGGCTTCTGGATGAGCGGCACCGTGCGTCGCGCCGGCGACGGGGCGCCGCTCGCCGGGCAACGCATCCAGATCTGGGCACACACGGTCGAAGGTCAGGAGCACGAGCCGCAGAGTCACGGCGCCACGCTGACCGACAAGGACGGCGCGTTCCGGCTCGAGATGCCGCAGATCATTCCCATCTTCGGCCAGCCGCATGGCCACCTCGCCTATGACAGCGGTGAATTCAAAACCGTCTTTCTGCGGCCGATCATGCGGAGCGCAAAGGAAACCAGCCTCGAGGCGCACTTCGTGCTTCAGCCGGCCTGA
- a CDS encoding LLM class flavin-dependent oxidoreductase gives MIPFSVLDLAPIKQGSDAAQAFRNSVDLAQHAESWGFKRFWLAEHHNMTGIASAATSVVIGHVAGGTKTIRVGSGGVMLPNHWPLVIAEQFGTLESLYPGRIDLGLGRAPGTDQFTARAMRRDLATAAENFPHDVLELQALLGDVQPNQVIRAVPGMGTKVPLWILGSSMFGAQLAAMLGLPFAFASHFAPQMMMPALREYRARFEPSAQLDKPYAMVGVNVFAADSDLEALRMFTSLQQQFINLRRGTPGQLPPPVDDMDALWSPAEKAGVGQSLAISAVGSPAVVEEKLKAIIADTAADELMTTGQIYDHAARLRSFEIAAEVRDRLAKQPVV, from the coding sequence ATGATCCCCTTCTCCGTGCTCGACCTCGCTCCCATCAAGCAGGGCTCCGACGCCGCGCAAGCGTTTCGCAATTCGGTTGATCTCGCGCAGCATGCGGAGAGCTGGGGTTTTAAGCGGTTCTGGCTGGCCGAGCATCACAACATGACGGGGATCGCGAGCGCAGCGACATCCGTGGTGATCGGGCATGTCGCGGGCGGGACCAAGACGATCCGCGTCGGCTCGGGCGGCGTGATGCTGCCGAACCATTGGCCGCTGGTGATCGCCGAGCAGTTCGGCACGCTGGAGTCGCTCTATCCCGGGCGGATCGATCTCGGCCTCGGTCGCGCGCCGGGCACCGACCAGTTCACGGCGCGGGCGATGCGGCGCGATCTTGCAACCGCTGCCGAAAACTTTCCACATGACGTGCTGGAATTGCAGGCGCTGCTCGGCGACGTGCAGCCAAACCAGGTCATCCGCGCCGTGCCCGGCATGGGGACGAAGGTGCCGCTGTGGATTCTCGGCTCCAGCATGTTCGGCGCGCAGCTCGCGGCGATGCTGGGGCTGCCGTTCGCCTTCGCCTCGCATTTCGCGCCGCAGATGATGATGCCAGCGCTGCGCGAATATCGCGCGCGGTTCGAGCCCTCGGCGCAGCTCGACAAGCCCTATGCGATGGTCGGCGTCAACGTGTTCGCCGCCGACAGCGACCTCGAGGCGCTGCGCATGTTCACCTCACTGCAGCAGCAGTTCATCAACCTGCGCCGCGGCACGCCCGGCCAGCTGCCGCCGCCGGTCGACGACATGGACGCGTTGTGGTCGCCCGCCGAGAAGGCCGGCGTCGGCCAGTCGCTGGCGATCTCCGCGGTCGGCTCGCCCGCAGTGGTCGAGGAGAAGCTGAAGGCAATCATCGCCGACACCGCCGCCGACGAGCTGATGACCACCGGGCAGATCTACGACCACGCCGCGCGGCTGCGCTCATTCGAGATCGCGGCCGAGGTGCGGGATCGGCTGGCGAAGCAGCCAGTGGTGTGA
- a CDS encoding amidohydrolase family protein — protein MPTYLPFDPNPRRPVKAPPPRTVDSQFHVLGPVDKYPERPGAAYRMPTATWEAALRVHKTLGIERGIIVQTTTYGADHSVVLDGLAAMGPNYRGCANALVFAEASDSYLAKLHDAGVRGARFSFRQELGAVLSDADFARAIARIRELGWYVKIQPEKDGIVSSVAKYENLDVPVLIDHMARPVPANGKDDPNLRKMLELLKKGNFWVMLSLGEKTSQAGPPYDDVIPIARSYIEAAIDRCVWASDWPHPVSVKQPPNDADLLELMFRYAPDQAELEKILVHNPAKLFGFPD, from the coding sequence ATGCCGACCTATCTGCCGTTCGATCCGAACCCGCGCCGTCCGGTCAAGGCGCCGCCGCCGAGAACCGTCGACAGCCAGTTTCACGTGCTCGGTCCCGTGGACAAATATCCAGAGCGTCCGGGTGCGGCCTATCGGATGCCGACGGCGACCTGGGAAGCGGCGCTGCGCGTGCACAAGACGCTCGGCATCGAGCGCGGCATCATCGTGCAGACCACGACCTATGGCGCCGACCATTCTGTCGTGCTCGACGGCCTCGCCGCGATGGGCCCGAACTATCGCGGCTGCGCCAACGCGCTGGTGTTCGCGGAGGCAAGCGACTCCTATCTCGCCAAGCTGCATGACGCGGGCGTGCGCGGCGCGCGCTTCAGTTTTCGGCAGGAGCTGGGCGCCGTGCTGTCGGATGCGGATTTCGCCCGTGCCATCGCACGCATCCGCGAGCTCGGCTGGTATGTGAAGATCCAGCCCGAGAAGGACGGCATCGTCTCCAGCGTCGCCAAATACGAGAACCTCGACGTCCCCGTGCTGATCGATCACATGGCGCGGCCCGTGCCCGCGAATGGCAAGGACGACCCGAACCTGCGCAAGATGCTGGAGCTGCTCAAGAAGGGCAATTTCTGGGTCATGCTCTCGCTCGGCGAGAAGACCTCGCAAGCCGGCCCGCCCTACGACGACGTGATCCCGATCGCGCGCAGCTATATCGAGGCCGCCATCGACCGCTGCGTCTGGGCCAGCGACTGGCCGCATCCGGTCTCGGTGAAGCAGCCGCCCAATGACGCCGATCTGCTCGAACTGATGTTCCGCTACGCGCCCGACCAGGCGGAGCTGGAAAAGATCCTCGTGCACAATCCGGCGAAGCTGTTTGGGTTTCCGGATTAG
- a CDS encoding RidA family protein yields the protein MSDPTRRKSIQIGGFKHANPIPNACRIGDLVMSGVILGRDAAGVMPESLDAQCANMFAHMKATVEAAGGNTDDIIKMTVWLKDRTQRGPVNVEWLKMFPDEHSRPARHALPMDNMDGGALVQCDFTAVID from the coding sequence ATGTCAGACCCTACGCGCCGCAAGAGCATCCAGATCGGCGGCTTCAAGCACGCCAATCCGATTCCGAACGCCTGCCGCATCGGCGATCTCGTGATGTCAGGCGTCATCCTCGGCCGCGATGCAGCCGGTGTGATGCCCGAGAGCCTCGACGCGCAGTGCGCCAACATGTTCGCGCATATGAAGGCAACGGTAGAGGCCGCCGGCGGCAACACCGACGACATCATCAAGATGACGGTCTGGCTGAAGGACCGCACGCAGCGCGGCCCGGTCAATGTCGAATGGCTCAAGATGTTTCCGGACGAGCATTCGCGCCCGGCGCGTCACGCGCTGCCGATGGACAACATGGATGGCGGCGCGCTGGTGCAATGCGACTTCACCGCCGTGATCGACTGA
- the hpaH gene encoding 2-oxo-hept-4-ene-1,7-dioate hydratase, translated as MLDSTTIERLAARLDEAERTKVLIPMFSKDYPGFSIEDAYAVQRAWTRLQLGRGRVIKGHKIGLTSKAMQNAVGIAEPDYGVLFADMFYADATPIPFDRFHAPRIEVELAFVLKAPLRGPDCTIFDVLNATDYVTPALEILETRMHRVDPETGKARKVMDTISDNAANAALVLGGRPFRPMDADMRWIGALLFRNGEVEETGLAAGVLNHPANGIAWLANRLAPHDEHLAAGEIVLAGSFTRPVDIRRGDTFHADYGAFGSVSCQFV; from the coding sequence ATGCTCGATAGCACTACGATCGAACGCCTTGCCGCGCGGCTGGACGAGGCCGAGCGCACCAAAGTGCTGATCCCGATGTTCTCGAAGGACTATCCGGGCTTCAGCATCGAGGATGCCTACGCGGTCCAGCGCGCCTGGACAAGACTTCAGCTTGGCCGCGGCCGCGTCATCAAGGGCCACAAGATCGGCCTGACCTCGAAGGCGATGCAGAATGCGGTCGGCATCGCCGAGCCCGACTACGGCGTGCTGTTCGCCGACATGTTCTATGCCGACGCCACACCGATTCCGTTCGACCGCTTCCACGCGCCGCGGATCGAGGTCGAGCTCGCCTTCGTGCTGAAGGCGCCGCTGCGCGGGCCTGATTGCACCATCTTCGACGTGCTCAACGCCACCGACTACGTCACGCCCGCGCTCGAGATCTTGGAGACGCGCATGCACCGCGTCGATCCCGAGACCGGGAAAGCGCGCAAGGTCATGGACACGATCTCCGACAACGCCGCCAATGCGGCGCTGGTGCTCGGCGGCCGGCCGTTCCGCCCCATGGACGCGGACATGCGCTGGATTGGCGCCCTGCTGTTTCGCAATGGCGAGGTCGAGGAGACCGGGCTTGCCGCCGGCGTGCTCAACCATCCCGCCAACGGCATCGCCTGGCTCGCCAACCGCCTCGCGCCGCATGACGAGCATCTCGCCGCCGGCGAAATCGTGCTGGCGGGATCGTTCACGCGTCCCGTCGATATCCGCCGCGGCGACACCTTCCACGCTGATTATGGCGCCTTCGGCTCGGTGTCGTGCCAGTTCGTCTGA